A genomic window from Halorubrum trapanicum includes:
- a CDS encoding helix-turn-helix domain-containing protein produces MSTSPAETADQDRLSESEYRDRLRELPPSAKLVAKVLEGDAPLSQGGLAEESLLPDRTVRYALNRLEEEGLVDSRYSFKDARKQVYYLTT; encoded by the coding sequence ATGAGTACCAGTCCCGCGGAGACCGCTGACCAAGACCGCCTGTCGGAGTCCGAGTACCGCGACCGCCTGCGCGAGCTGCCCCCGAGCGCCAAGCTCGTCGCGAAGGTACTGGAGGGGGACGCCCCCCTCTCGCAGGGCGGCCTCGCCGAGGAGTCGCTGCTGCCCGACCGCACCGTCCGCTACGCGCTCAACCGCCTCGAGGAGGAGGGCCTCGTCGACTCGCGGTACAGCTTCAAGGACGCGCGCAAGCAGGTCTACTACCTGACGACCTGA
- a CDS encoding glycosyltransferase family A protein, whose protein sequence is MDLSVVVPTLNGRDRLAACLDALAVDAPDAEVIVVNGPSADGTTGMVRDRDGVDVLVEISDRTVNVARNAGIEVATGDAVALVDYDNRIEPGWRNAVTEGLDAAPVVSGPVTPVPPSGADAGADRPDDAPGDDPSEPERNRIAGRDVTYFESGNVAFRRDALRDLDGFDEYLRVGGARDAAHRLARMDREVAWRPAMAARKELPTPTAADGGRSAHEWGWKYRGLAYRLLKNYGVRPTVLLRTGSHAVGDALGAARDVVRGESTPSRWAATGRDVLVGLTGGTSDGLVARRRDRSPARNPNGVSTRADRAVAKYDRRAETGGERVGAEDEGAAVDDAE, encoded by the coding sequence ATGGACCTCTCGGTCGTCGTCCCGACGCTCAACGGTCGGGACCGCTTGGCCGCCTGCCTCGACGCGCTGGCGGTCGACGCGCCGGACGCCGAGGTGATCGTCGTGAACGGTCCCTCGGCCGACGGCACGACCGGCATGGTTCGCGACCGCGACGGCGTCGACGTGCTGGTCGAGATCTCCGACCGCACCGTCAACGTCGCCCGCAACGCCGGCATCGAGGTGGCGACGGGCGACGCGGTCGCGCTGGTGGACTACGACAACCGGATCGAGCCGGGGTGGCGGAACGCGGTCACCGAGGGGCTCGACGCGGCCCCCGTGGTCTCGGGACCGGTAACGCCCGTCCCGCCGAGCGGGGCGGACGCGGGAGCTGACCGCCCGGACGACGCGCCGGGCGACGACCCGAGCGAGCCGGAGCGCAACCGGATCGCCGGCCGGGACGTCACCTACTTCGAGAGCGGGAACGTCGCGTTCCGGCGGGACGCCCTCCGGGACCTCGACGGCTTCGACGAGTACCTCCGGGTCGGCGGCGCGCGCGACGCGGCCCACCGGCTCGCGCGGATGGACCGCGAGGTGGCGTGGCGGCCGGCGATGGCCGCGCGGAAGGAGCTCCCGACCCCGACCGCCGCGGACGGCGGGCGCAGCGCCCACGAGTGGGGCTGGAAGTACCGCGGGCTCGCCTACCGCCTGCTGAAGAACTACGGCGTGCGGCCGACCGTCCTCCTCCGAACGGGATCGCACGCGGTCGGCGACGCGCTCGGCGCCGCGAGGGACGTGGTCCGCGGCGAGTCGACCCCCTCGCGCTGGGCCGCGACGGGCCGCGACGTGCTGGTCGGGCTCACCGGCGGCACCTCCGACGGGCTCGTCGCGCGGCGTCGCGACCGGAGCCCCGCGCGGAACCCGAACGGGGTCTCGACGCGCGCGGACCGCGCCGTCGCGAAGTACGACCGGCGGGCCGAGACGGGCGGCGAGCGCGTCGGGGCCGAAGACGAGGGTGCTGCGGTCGACGACGCCGAGTAG